CATGAGTTCAGTAACTGGAAACGAACTGGGCAAATACAAAAGCCGTCGTATCCCACTTTTCAACAGAAAAGCGGCGATGGTCTAAATATGTACGATTTTCCCGCCTATGTTCAGGCGGGAAGCTCCAAATTTATAAAAGACTTGTCGATTCACTAAACTACTGTATTTCTACCAGCGGATATTCATTCTATGAATGGCGGCGGGAAAAGAAGTACATATATGGGGATAGTCGCTTTTCCCGGCAGATTTTACGGTCGTTGCGTAAAAGTCGGGACAAAGAGAAGACATCTAGCTCACGGCGCCTATATTCATGAGAGCCAAAAACCGGAAGAGCTCAAAAAATTATCCAACGCACTCGATTCTTCCAAAATTGAATTAAAATCTATTATCACTAGTCTCAAAACAAGAGAACAAGATAGAGAACTAAAAGAAATTTTAGAAACCCAGGTCACGATCACAGAAGACCCGGGGCTACAAGATTCATTCAGAAATCGGATCAAAGAATATAATGAAAACGCATTTTTAGCGGTCCAAAATACGATCAACGAACTCACAGATAAGTTCACTCGTATGGACAATCCATTCTTCCGGGAACGATCGGATCATTTCCAAGACATCTCCAATCGGATCTTAGAAAACCTATTAGATAAAAAGGAAGAAGTTTCATTCTTAGCGGATCAATCAGAAGACGTGATCCTAGTCGCAAGACAATTGACTCCATCACAGATGATACTCATGGATAAGAGTAGAATCAGAGGAATTGCAACTGACCTGGGTGGAAAAACCGGTCATATGGCAATTCTCGCCAGAAACTACGGAATCCCTACTATAGTTGGCTTAAAAGAATTTTATAGAAATATTAACGATTTCGAATATGTTTTCCTGGATGCAGACACAGGACAGATAGTAAGGAATCCAACAATAGAAGAAGTGAAATATTATGGTGCTTCTTCCCCTTTAAGTTTCGAGACAAAGGTAATAAAACCTAAAAAAGCAGTCACAAAAGACGGAGTCAAGATCAGACTAAAATGTAATTTGGAATCGGATACCGACTGTGATATTGCTAAAAAAGCGGATGTTGACGGAGTGGGACTTTTCCGCTCAGAGTCATTATTCTTAAAATACCAGGATAAAAACGTATCAGGCGAAGAACAATTTTTAGCATATAAAAGGATCGCTGAAGGAATGGAT
Above is a window of Leptospira selangorensis DNA encoding:
- the ptsP gene encoding phosphoenolpyruvate--protein phosphotransferase; translation: MNGGGKRSTYMGIVAFPGRFYGRCVKVGTKRRHLAHGAYIHESQKPEELKKLSNALDSSKIELKSIITSLKTREQDRELKEILETQVTITEDPGLQDSFRNRIKEYNENAFLAVQNTINELTDKFTRMDNPFFRERSDHFQDISNRILENLLDKKEEVSFLADQSEDVILVARQLTPSQMILMDKSRIRGIATDLGGKTGHMAILARNYGIPTIVGLKEFYRNINDFEYVFLDADTGQIVRNPTIEEVKYYGASSPLSFETKVIKPKKAVTKDGVKIRLKCNLESDTDCDIAKKADVDGVGLFRSESLFLKYQDKNVSGEEQFLAYKRIAEGMDPNPVYIRTFDIGADKFSTGEFEENPFLGNRGIRYSLQNPDWFKEQLIAILRASAYGNLSIMLPMVTNLGEIKKTKEILEECKRELTAKKEKFNKKIKLGVMVETPSAVSSMDVLAREVDFFSVGTNDLLQYLMAVDRNNVNVSSLYNPFHISFLRALVQIVETAWKYERPLSICGELASDTNFTILLLGMGFRELSISIPFVAPIRKILASVSLKQANFLLKKILELSENEDYEAIEAFLFSKHLE